In Capsicum annuum cultivar UCD-10X-F1 chromosome 8, UCD10Xv1.1, whole genome shotgun sequence, the genomic window GTAGCACCAAAGatgatgtcatccacatatacttGAATGATCAGGATGTGTTCTGCTTCATTAGTCATAAGGTGTTCTCTGTCTTACCTCTTGTGGACCCATTCTCAAGAGGGAATTTTGACAGCCTCTAGTTCAAGCTCTTAACTGCCTATTCAAGCTCTTAACtgcctacaacaacaacaaacccagtgtattcccacctagtggggtctgggggggtaagatgtacgcagtccatacctctacctctgatgaagtagaaaggctgtttccgatagacccccggctcaaggcacgagataccacacaaacacatagtaaagcacagaagccgattacataacataaatacggcacccataagtaatataaaacagaggaaagcagaggaaagcacacagattcgtaataaaacatggaacacggaacacggaatcataacaggaataaaacccccaccaagtaatttcctacactagcgacccaaactggccctaatcctctgccgaaattcgcgccctccagaccttcctatctagggtcatgtcctcggtgagctgtaactgttccatgtcccgcctaatcacctcaccccagtacttcttcggcctacccctaccccgcctaaaaccatccaacgctagcctctcacacctacggaccggggcatccatgcccctcctcttcacgtgtccgaaccatctcaatcgtgctttccgcatcttgcactccactgaagtcacaccaaccttctcccggatagtctcattccgaactctatcccctctagtcagtccacacatccagcgcaacatccgcatttctgccaccttcatttttttggatgtgggagttcttaactggccaacactccgctccatacaacaaggccggatggactaccaccctgtggaatttgcctttaagcttgggcggcaccttcttatcacacagcacccccgacgcgagtttccacttcatccatcccgccccaatacggtgcgagacatcctcgtcaatctcaccgttactctggatcacggacccaagatacttgaacttatccctcttacatccctcctgtgcttccagcttcactactacctcattctcccgcctcacgtcattaaacttgcattccacatactctgtcttgcttctgctcaccctgaaccctttagactcaagagtttgcctccacacctctaatttgtcattcacaccccctcgagtctcatctatcagaactacatcatctgcaaaaagcatacaccacggcacctccccttgaatgcgccgcgtcaacacatccatcaccaacgcaaacaaaaagggactaagagtagatccctgatgcaatcctgtcaggacagtgaaatgctctgagtcccctcccgccgtcctcacctgggttttcgctccatcatacatatccttaattactctggtatatgccagcgatactccactcacctccaaacatctccaaagcacctccctggggactttgtcgtatgccttctccaggtcgataaacaccatgtgtagatccttcttcctctccctatactgctccaccaacctccgcaccaggtggattgcctccgtcgtcgagcggccgggcgtaaatccgaactggttttccgaaatagacactatccgtctcagcctcacctcgactactctctcccagatcttcatagagtgactcaataacttaatcccttatagttattgcaactctgaatgtcccccttattcttatagagagggaccatggtactccacctccacgcctcgggcatctttgccgtcctgaagatttcattaaacaatccagtcaaccaccttacaccagcctctccaacgaacttccaaaactccaccggtatctcatccggccccgtcgccctaccccttcgcatcctgcggacagcctgtctaacctcttctaccttaaaacgtctgcaatagctaaaatcccgacactcctctgagtgctccagttcccctaacacaatagctctatccccttcgtcattcaagagcctatgaaaatacgactgccatctcttcttaatgtggccgtcctccaccaacactctaccgtcctcccccttaatgcacctcacctgatcgaggtcacgacccttcctctccctagccttagcgagtctaaacaactttttctcccctcctttctcctgtaacctgcatacaagctctcaaaagcggccgtcttagctgccgtgactgctgacttcgcctccttcctcgctagcttgtactctttcctgtttacccgcttctcctcttcgtccttactttccaccaacttagcatacgcccctttcttggtccccactttcttctccacctcttcattccaccaccaatccccccgatggtgcccggcccggcccctagaaacacccaacacctcacttgcattctccctgatgcaccttgccgccctgtcccacatactatccacgtcccccctacactcccacacccccattcccgccaacctctcccctatctcccacgcattcactggcgtcaggccgccccacttaattctcggtctacactccttagtcctcctctttctattcttctttaaacccaaatccataaccaagagcctatgctgggtcgaaagattctcactcgggatgactttacagtccttacacaacgccctatcccctttcctaagcaacaaaaagtcaatctgagtcctggctaccgcgtttcgaaaggtgatcaggtgctcgtccttcttcgggaagcccgagttcaccaccaccagcccaaaggccctcgcaaactccagtagggtcaccccctcttcatttctctccccaaaaccaaaaccaccatgcacgtcaccaaagcctcccggtagcgccctgatgtgcccgttgaaatcccctgctacaacaatcttctccgaactaggcacgcctctcaccacctcctccaaagcctcccaaaaccgcatcttctcctccccctccgatcccacttgcggcgcataagcactacacacgttcagggtaaacccccgaatgaccaacttaatagtcatcaacctattgttgatcctcttcacctccactacctgacctctaagctcttcatctactaagatgccaactccattcctacgcctgtcgctcccagagtaccacagcttgtaactatccacatccctagccttggaccctacccacttggtctcttggacacgcgcaatgttgatcctcctcttcctaagaatcttcaccagctctatggacttaccctgaagggttcctatattccaagacccaaccctcagcctaccgtcacgccctccactacccccccacggccaaaccttggcccccctcccactcccgccctctcctcatcccccgcccccaccacggccccactccccaaccccctcggacatgaccctatccacccattaccgcccacagccacaactacacgaaagtataggaaaatatacagatatacatggtggtagtatcaaagcagcagcaaggaaatacaaggctcacacaaattcaaaggaatactcccgaaacaaaactaaactcaattagggggcaaacaccACCGGACTCAACACCCACCGCCCCAAATACAGGTTCCCAGCCAATACCCAATCCCAAGCAGTGGAAGAAACAACCACAGCAatagcaacaacagacaacagacaatgtcCACAAATTCTACGCAAgtaaggtacaggggctactactagcaaaatactaaataaaatggaatatgaaataatgaaataatgaaataaaatggaatatgaaataatgaaataatgaaataaaatggaatataaaataacgaaaataataaaggttagaagtcaccggattacgcttggagctgcggctgctggagatgGAGCGGCGGGTGGCGGCTGGCTGGCTGAAGGCNNNNNNNNNNNNNNNNNNNNNNNNNNNNNNNNNNNNNNNNNNNNNNNNNNNNNNNNNNNNNNNNNNNNNNNNNNNNNNNNNNNNNNNNNNNNNNNNNNNNGGGGGGGTGGGGGGGTATGCACAGCGGGGACCCTGAACCCGGAGGGTCGGCGCCGGAGGGTGGCGGCGAAGGGGGGGTCGGCGCCGGAGACCGGAGGTCGGGGCCGGCGGTcggatcgggtcggcgccgaaggtcagcgacggcgccggggaccaGGGGCCGGtgcgagagagagggagagaaggtagggagagagagagagagagagagagagagagagagccgttagggCGGCGCCGGGGGCcagaggtcgggtcgggtcggcgccgacggtcggcgGCGGCGACGGGGGCCGGTGACCGGTGCGAgcgagagagagagggtagggaggaaGAGAGAGAACCGTTAGCttctaatgaaggaaaaaaaagatgaCTTTTTCAAGCTCTTAACTGCCTATTCTTAAGTTTTGTTCCTATTTGTTGGGCTAAAACTTCATAGTAAATCAGGTTCAGAttcttttttccaaaaaaatataaaaatttgtttGTGTGGGGTGGGGTGTGGGGTGTGGGGGGTGTGGGTGTGCGTGTGGGGGTGGGGAGGTTAGGGGAAGGGGAAATTGGGAGGGGTTTCAAGTGTGAGGAATCGAAGCCTCACCTACAAGGTGGAGGTTCGGGTAGCCAACCAACTGAGCTCCTAGTCTCCGTCGAGTATTCATATTTCATAAAAGACAGTTTCTTTTGCAGGAGATTAAAGGACTAGTTACAAAATCTAACAAGTGCCCTAGCTAATACGTACAAGTCGTGAATTAAAGAAACTGTGGAACTAAAAGACTAGAGACCAATGAGACATGTCTATCATGTATATAAATACATTCTCGCGTCTTTCATATATGTGTGCATCTATCCATGACACAGGGTCATTGTGTGAACTAGAATCTCTTCCTAAATACAAGCATCGGGGAGACTAATATAGTAAGGAAGTGCACTAATATGGTACGGAAATGGTTGCCCCACCCTACAACTTCTGAACTCCATTAGCATTCAAGATGAATCTATGTGGAACTAAAAGACCGTTTATCAAGAAGTATGCAGTGAGCTAAGTCGTAATGGGGCTTTGGTATTGCTGTGCAAGTTAGGCTGGACACATCATTCTATTGGAATACGTGATATCCCTTGATAAAATGGAATCTCGTTTTTGAGTTGCCGTAAGGGCCTTTGGCTTTTGTCTTCCTTTCTATTATCTCTACTCCTTGTAACCCCTTTAGTTCTCCGATTGCATCTCATGTGAAGACAATGGGATGATCTCCCTTATTCGATTGACCTAATAGACTCAATAGTCTTTAAAGATGAATGTTCGTTGTTATATGTTAATATCTCATTTTACACTTTCAGCTGGCACTAATACACCAACAACTGCATGGCTAACATAGTTGCATGATTTGTTCCAATGGCTAGAATTGGGAGAATGGAAGGCTATTCTCACTGCAAGAACAAACAGATCACAAGGTAATTTTCTTACCtcattttagttttttcaaaaaaataaaaaaataaagatctagTCTTTGGAATTGCCCATGGTTGGATAAAATTCCAGATAAACAACCCATTACCATTTCCAGATGCAACAACTCGTACTTCTTCCAAAGTCGCATTCCACATGAATTTAATCTTTGGACCTTTAGTGAATGCTTTCTTGCATTCTTCAGTAAGGAAAAAAACAGAAAATAGAAGGTGAATCAGCATCAAAGAAAATAACATGCCAAAGACAGAAGCTCTCgaaaaaatgaaaatccaaaGACTAATGTGACAGAAAGGAAAGGGTAAAGCAGGATGATCGTGCTAAAGTCGGTACGACTGGTCTGAAGATGATTTGTCCAGGTTCAGGGTTGCCGACCAGCCTTGATATTACGAGTTATGTCTCTTTTTCTTTGATGGAGAAGGAATTGGGTAACGAAGGGGGCTTTAGAAAAACAATGGAATTGTCAAAATTACGTGCAATATTTTTAAGTTTCAGTAGGCATGAGACTTCTTCTTGTGGCACGTTTTGATCCTGGGCATGTGCTTCACTTTATAGTGTGCAGGCAACAGAACTTACGCCTCCACTATCATCAGTATGTTTTTTTGTATGCCCCACTCCAGTTCGTGCCCTGGGACTCGCATAAAAAGCTCCTTTCAAAAGAATGGTCTATATCAGTTTGTATTCTTGATTCAATTTCGTTTCAAATCTTCTTTTCCAGATAAACTTCATAGAACATGAGCTGCAGGATGTTGAAGTTCCTATAGTACTGGTAAGACTGGAAGTTGCATTAATATATATGCAAATTACTCTTATTTGCGTGTTATATTTGGATTCTTGCTCTGTATCATCATTTCATTATCACAATACGCTCGGATCTCAATCCGAAACCCTCAAAAAGTTATAATAAGAAATCGGAACTTGACATTAATGTAGATAGTCAGATTCTCAGTTTCTGGTTGTCTTAGAATTTTCATGTGTTGTAAGATAAATCTATGCTATTGGCTGATTTTGATTTCCGTTCTTAGGTTGGTCATTCTATTGGCTCATACATATCTCTAGACATTTTTAAGAGATTTCAAGAAAAGGTGAAGAGAATTCCTTCTTTATATTGTGTATAAACTTCTTCACTATGATGCCTCTTTGTTTCAAAATCCTAATTCTCACTCTGATACTTCTATTTTTGATTTCTAGGTGACATACTGTATTTGCTTGTATCCATTTCTAGCTGTAAACACAAAGTCTTCAACACAAACTATTATTAAGAAGATTGCAGCGTAAATCTCTTTTTCCCCCCATTTTCAGTTCTCTATTTGAAGTGAGAGCTTTGTACTTTAGCTGTTTACCTTCCATCCTGCCATTTTGGGACCAACGagtattttgttttttctcttgcTTTAAGTCTGAACCTTTGTTTTCAATTCTCAATGAAACAGTTATAGATTCTGTTAATATTATATTACATATTTTGGGTGGTGACAATGTGCAATCAGATTGCTTTTCATTCGAAATTTCAAATTCTCTTTGCAGATCATACAACTTGATAAGCATTTCCAACTAGTCACGGgctgtagtttttatttttcgaCATGTAACTTCTATTGTTCTAGTTTGTAGGTCTATTTTGTAGACTGTTTGCAACTGGTTCTTGCCACTGttgatttatcttgttttaaGAATATCTCCCAACGTAAGTTGTGGTTTAGAGTTTGAAGAGTTTCTAATTCTTTCATTTCGGACTTAATGGCATCTATCCAAAATATCCGATAGACAAATCGAGGGGCACTTTTGCTTTTGAGTATATTATCATTTCTTTTCCTGTTTGTGTGTGATATTTGTGTGGGCATTGTCTTCCTAATGCAATTACTGTAAAAAAACTGATGTTCTTTGGTTATAATTTTTGTAGATCTCGTATTTTATGTACGGGCGTTAGTTCAATTGTCGCAGTTCTGGGATTGTTACCAGCCTGGATCTCCAGGATTCTGGTGAAAAACTCTGTGGGAAATTCCTGGTGTCCATCTGCGGTGGAGGCTCTCTGTACACATGTCCTCAGGGTGAGGGTCAATTTCGTATGGTTCTCTTTAATACTGGCGGTAATCGGAACCGAAATATTAGATCAACCAGTTACTCGTGAAGAAGTTGACATTCGGGGCTTCCTCTTTCCctttaaaatcaaaaaaagagGTGAAGTCCATCCTAAAGTTCCAAATCTACATTTTTCTCTTGGATAAATGATCCATGAGTTCTACTTGCCAAGTTGATTTGTAAATCAATTCTTCCCCGAAATGCCAAGTTAAAGCTCTTACCAGAACAACTATGAAAAGCCAAACCACGCCAATTTTGATGATAAGTGAACATCATTGTCTTTTTTCCCCTTTCAAATCCATCAAAGTTGAAATGACATTATATAGGTAAACATGGCCAAATCCTAATTTTTACGAGAATAATTACACTTTAATTTCAGAATAGTATGGATCAGCTATGTGAATCCTTAATCATTATCCATTTGCGTCCGTTTCATCCTCTACCTCACTAATTTCTTCTAGGACAACTTAGGGATTCTCCAAATCTCACATATATCCTTACACTCTTATCAATCTCTATCCAAACTTATTAAGACTCTTGTTAAACACGGAATCTAGTGCAAGTGTTCTTATAACGACTAACCTTAATTCAACTATTTGGTGTCACATATAAAGACACtttgctccttttttttttcttttttttgggctTAGTCCATATGGATTCCTAGAAATTCCTCCGTGTGTTTTAGATCTACTTTGTCCCCTTCTAAAGCTTTTGGTCATAATGTTGCCACGCTTAAGGACCGTGCAATTGGAGGTCCACAAAAGACACGACCAAACAATCTTGTAGAACAACCTATTATTTTCTACTCTATGTGCTACTTGTCCTTTCTGACAAATATGTGCATACTGCATCTCCGCATTTCTAAGTAACTTATCTTATGGATATGTTGGGGGATTACGGTATCAAATTCACTGTGGTAGTGTGGTCTCCCAACAATTTTATAGAACCTGTCTACAACTTTAGTAGGTATCCTTCTACGTAGGCCTCTCCTATTTTAGccattcatttttaattatatattttaattttcctctacCAATGCCTTTCTCCTGGGAACATTAGCGTAAATATATAAATAGTCTGCATTTTGGAAACTGCAATCTCATCTGGTCTCACTccaattttattcttcttttgctAACTAAAATCTAAACCTGCAATTCATACTCTGTAGTTCAAGCTTTTGATCGACTCTCTTAATCGTTTTATCCATTTAGCACAATTTTGTGTCCAAACAGTACACACCAATCTTGTGAACTTTTGGTTAACTCATCATAAATAAGGTAAACAAGTACACACTCTTGGTAGATGTAGTTGTAAACACACGGTTATTTGGAAATCCTCCATATTTTAGCCCACTGTTTTATCATCTTATGATGGCTCCTTGTAGATTACCTAGTTGCTGAAACTTTTTATGACGGCTCCTCGTAAATTAGCTAGTTGCTGAAGAATTATATAGCTAGATGGCTGCAGTGTGCTCCTAGTTATACTCGCTGTAATCTTGATGGCAAATGTTCAAAATGAAGTACAAAATCACTAACCTCTTTGTCTATTGGTTTCATTGCAGTTTTCAtcaagaaacaattttttttcgTTCTTTGTGATACTGGATATAGTAAAGTCACACATCTATATGTATTCTTAGTTCAGATACTAATCATTGTTGGTCACTGCAATATGCTTTTCAGTATCATACTGTTCAGAACATGCTATACATGGCAATGACCGAATTTGAAAAGGTAATTTTATCCTTGTCACATGATATATATTGCTCTAAGGTTATTCGTTCTTTGATTCAGTGCGATCTAATCACGAGTTGGTTTATAAGTTCCATAACATTTTTCATGCAAAATATTCTTGTTAAAGATGATAGTGGTTAGGAAGAGATAGCTGTTGAGACTGTATTTTTCATATAAAGGGTAAAAATCGACTGATTTTTGTTGCGCGACAGCCACATGTATCATTTATATAACACTAATAGCTTGGACCACAGGCTACTGCATGATTCTCCCGTAGAAAATCGTTAATTTTCAAGCTAAAAGATGAGTCAGAAAAGTGTATTTCCCCAACTGACCCGAATTCGTGCATATCTGCATTcgttggtagaagttttctcaGTCTATCCTAATTATGAGTTCTTTTTCCTTCTGTATTAGCTTTCTGAGGTACCTGATTGGTCGTTTATGAGGGAAAAGAAAAGTCAGATGGCATTTTTGTTTGGAGTCGACGATCACTGGGGTCCCTTAGATCTTTATGAAGAGGTAAATACTGCTGGCATCTTTGATTGATTAgattttcctttttatattaaaaatgtgaaactACAGAGATTTACTGTGCGTATGATGTCTCGTTACTGTTCGATCCGGATCTGACCAGCATTCTTAAAACTTTTTATGCTTTATCATCACAGTTGCGCAAGCTGTGAGTTTAGCTCTTTTGAGTTTATGTCTAGTTGAAATGAGCATGATGTTTTAAGATCTCAAGTATGTTTTCTTAGCTTATCAGTCGAGTCATTCTTAACCTTTTATCATCTAATGATCCCTCCATAACATAATGAACTTAAACTTAGCACTCATACATATACTTTTAAAAATAGACGTCTAGTTGTAGATTTCGTTGTGTTGCTGAAGAATGTAAATTCCTGCAACAACTTGATTATCTTATTACCCAAGGATGTGACTTAGTAGTCAATGAAAGTTGGTTGAGAACCATGTAGTGTCAAGTTCAAATCCTAAAGGAGgcaaaaatactaggtgatttcttctcatttaTTCAAGACTGATTGATAGAGTTACCCGGTACATGTACTGGTGGGATGTAGTAGTTACCGTGTAATTAATCAATGTGTGGCAAGTTGatccggacaccacggttataaaTATAAAGGGTGTAAACTCTTGCCACAACTTGATTATCGTATTAGAAACCAGAGTCATACGATCACTTTCTAAAGAGCTAGGAAGTGGATAAATTCATTTGTTACTGAAAttagagtatatatatatatatatcagattTCTGATGTCATAAATGTGACGGAGTGGGTGTGTGTATCAGGCTTATTCAGGTGGCCTGTGAGGCCTGTCGACTTGAGGAAATGATACACGTCCCATTTTATGTATCACTTTCAAGTAAAATGTCGACTGAACGTTATGTGGGATACACTGTTCTTCTTGTTCCACCTGAAATAT contains:
- the LOC107846548 gene encoding lipid droplet-associated hydrolase isoform X1, producing the protein MLICSTYFSSISRKLLFCSRRKFSSKCRNSVMGSENLRLIDKRQRAGFRLCNVSGCKIDVMEIHATDPKFHVLFIPGNPGVISFYVDFLESLYYQLEGTASVTAISHIAQTEKNWENGRLFSLQEQTDHKINFIEHELQDVEVPIVLVGHSIGSYISLDIFKRFQEKVTYCICLYPFLAVNTKSSTQTIIKKIAASRILCTGVSSIVAVLGLLPAWISRILVKNSVGNSWCPSAVEALCTHVLRYHTVQNMLYMAMTEFEKLSEVPDWSFMREKKSQMAFLFGVDDHWGPLDLYEEISIKVPGAVLAVERGGYTHAFSCTEAGSTWVAQHVSGSIKNYFS
- the LOC107846548 gene encoding lipid droplet-associated hydrolase isoform X2, which encodes MEIHATDPKFHVLFIPGNPGVISFYVDFLESLYYQLEGTASVTAISHIAQTEKNWENGRLFSLQEQTDHKINFIEHELQDVEVPIVLVGHSIGSYISLDIFKRFQEKVTYCICLYPFLAVNTKSSTQTIIKKIAASRILCTGVSSIVAVLGLLPAWISRILVKNSVGNSWCPSAVEALCTHVLRYHTVQNMLYMAMTEFEKLSEVPDWSFMREKKSQMAFLFGVDDHWGPLDLYEEISIKVPGAVLAVERGGYTHAFSCTEAGSTWVAQHVSGSIKNYFS